CGAGACAAATGATGAACGGGATGAGGGACATACCTATTAAAAAAATATTGAAATCATAAATCAGATAAGCGAGGGTTATAGTGACAAAAGATGCAGAAATAAGTTTGAAAATGCTGATAACCATAGTGGCTGCAATAAATTCGGCAGGGCGAAGCGGGGTTACAAAAAGGTTCATCAGGTTTCTTGACCACATCTCCTCAAGAAATGACAGGGATATCCCCTGCTGAGATCGAAAGAGCATGTCCCAGAGTATCAGGGCACCGATAAAAAAGGTTACAAAACCGGGAAGCCCGTCTTTGTACTGCTGCAGATAGACTGTAATAAATCCCCACACTAACAGGTCAACAACCGGCCAGTAAAAAGTCTCCATCAGCCTGGCCACACTTCTCTTGTGCAGGTAGAGATGCCTTAGAACGATCGCATTGATTCTATGTAATCTCAATCTCCCCTCCTTGCAATCTCAAGAAACAGCGCCTCCAGATGGTCCTTATTGAAACTCTTCAGAATCTCTACAGGAGCCCCTTCGGCAATCACTCGTCCTTTATGGAGAAAGATGATCCTGTCGCACAGCTCCTCCATCTCCTTCATATTATGGGAGGTATAAAGTATGGTTAATTTTCTTGTATCCCTCTCTTTTTTAAGGATCGTCCGTGTCTTGTCTGCAATATCAGGGTCCAGGCTTATGGTAGGTTCATCGAGGAACAGAATCGCTGGATCATTCAGGAATGCCTTGGCAAGGGAGAGCCGTGTCAACTGACCGGATGACAGGGTATCCGCAAGTCTGTTCTTCAGGTGAGTAATATCAAACAAATGCATGACGTCTGCAATCTTTTCTTTGTAATCCCTGATCCCGTAGAGCATGGCAAAGACCCGAAGATTCTCCCACAGGGTCAGAGACAATGGCATGGAGGTATAGGCCGAAAAGAAATTGATCTGGCTCAGGATCTTTTCTCTGTCACTTTCGATGTCGAGATCAAATATCTTTACTGTACCTGAGGAAGGAGTCAGTGTCCCCAGAAGCATCTGAATGGTGGTTGTCTTCCCTGCCCCATTGGGGCCCAGAAGACCAACGATCTCACCAGGATAGAGATTGAATGAGATATCATCAACGGCTGTAAAACCATCAAATCTCTTTTTTAGGTTTTGAACCTGAACAATCGGTTTATCTTTCATACGCTGTTTGACTCATACAGGTGAAAAGCGGCATAAGGCAATCTCAGTATTGCGGCCGTCAGGTGCTGAACATCACTCCTTCCGGAAGTTTGACGAATACCCGGAATCCTCCAAGACCCTCAGAGCGTCCGAAGCTTATTTCTCCGGAATATTGATCTATAATATCTTTGACGATGGAAAGACCCAGTCCGTGTCCTGCAGCATTCTCATCCAGGCGCACGCCCCGGTTGGATAAACGCTCCATTTCCTCAGAGGGGCATCCCGGTCCGTCATCCTCGATCTCTATAAGGACACCCTTATCACATTGGACCCGCAGGGATACCTTGCTGCGCGCCCACTTGCAGGCATTGTCCAGCAGGTTTCCCATTAACTCCAGCATGTCTTCCCTGTCTCCGGAAATAACACCCTGAGCAGGTATAATACACTCAAACTCTAATGCCTTGTATTTATAGATTTTCTTTAGGGCATCGAGTATATAGTTTATCTCCTCTTTCAATACCACCTGTTGACCAGGTCCCGGGGTCCCGGCCAGGCGTGCACGTTTCAGCTCCCGTTCCATAAGTCCGCTGAGCTTCCCTGTCTGCTCAACGAGTTGCTGCCGGACCTCTTCGCATCTCTTCATATCATTGCGGTTTGACAACTGCATTAAAAGTGTTAATGGTGTCTTAAGGGCATGGGCAAGGTTGCCAAGGGCATTCCGTGATCGCTGCAGCCTCTGCCCCATGATCTCGAGTAATCTATTGATCTCGATAATTAAGGGACGCATCTCCCTTGGTACGTCTTCTCTTAGCCGGGTGATCTCACCCTTTTCTAGAGAAGTTATATCCCTGCGTACCCTTTCTAATGGAGCCAGCCCAGCGCCTACAATAAGGCGTTGAATAAGGATCATGATAATCAATATGGCAATAGAGACAACTCCGTAGCCGGTCTGAAACCGTCTGATATCTGACTCAATACTTGAAAGGTCCTCTGCGAGGGCGATTATTACGGGCTGATTCTCCTTTCTATAGCCATTGGTGAGGAGAAGGAGGGGTTGCCCCCCTGGTCCGGAAGAGTGAGATCTCAGCGTTTCTCCCGCCTGAACGCTGGAGACTGACAGCTCCTGATCCCAGAGTGATCTGGAGCGAAGAACGTGAAGACCTACTTTGATCTGATAGTAGTGGCCCGAGAATGGACGCTCATAAATAGAATCAAGTCGTCCTATGTCAATTGTCGGCTTGACGTTATCACCATTGATAATCAACGCCGACAGGAGGCTTTCAGTATCATGCTGCAGCCTTGATGCAACATAATCTTCTGTCAGATATCTGATTGCCTTACTGACAAGTATCCACTGAAGACTGAAGAGAATCAACAGACTGATAATGAGTCCTGTGCTGAGGCGCGTCTGCAGGGAACGCATTATTTAAGTATCCTGAAAACATATCCCTGGCCGCGCCGGGTCTCTATCCACTCTTTCCCAAGTTTCTGGCGAAGCCTGTTGATATAGACTTCAATGACATTACTGTCCTTGTCAGAATCAAAATCGTAGACATGTTCAGTGAGGCGGGTCTTGGATAAAACCAGATCCGGGTGCAGCAAGAGATAGCGAAGAAGACGAAATTCTATTCCCGTCAGATCCAGAGTCCTGCCGTCTGAAGTGGTCACGCACTGCTTATCCTCGTCGAGAGAAAGTCCGCCCGCTTTGAGAACGCCGCCTGCCTGTGCATTGACACGTCGTATCAATGAGTTGATCCTTGCAATCAACTCATCTACGTGGAAAGGCTTTGCAAGGTAATCGTCAGTACCGGCCTTGAATCCTTCTACCTTCTCAAACCATGCATCCCGGCCTGTGAGAATTATAACCGGGACTTTATTCCCCTTTGAACGCCAGTTTCTTAAAACCTCAAGACCGGGACGGCCCGGTAACCCGAGATCAAGAACGACGGCATCATAGGGAACCTCGTCCCCCATGAACTCGGCATCAACTCCGTTTTCAACGACGTCAATGGCAAAACCCGCGCGAACAAGGTCTGACTTTAACTTCTCGCTGAGTGCCGTATCGTCTTCCACCAATAGGACCCGCAATGCTATTTATCCTCTTTTCGTTTGAGTAATTCTCCTGTCCTGGCATCGAAATATAATTTCCAAACCACCCCTTTTTTATCGAGGATCTCTAACTCATAGATCAAACGGTTCTCCTTTTCTTCCAATTCTACCTCAAGAATACGACCCGGATGTTCACTTCCGGACTTTTTTATAATCTCTTCGAGGGGAAGGATATCACCTGATTCTTTTAGCCTCCGTGCCCTCTCATGATCATCACCGGAGAAACATGTGCCTTCTGCCGATACTGCAAGGATTAAGACCAGTATGGTGATTTTCATAAAATCAGTCATCCCAGCGGCCAAAACCCGGTATCTTTATTTCGAGCTCATCATAGGAACCTGCCGCTGCCCGGGTATGACATGCATTGCAATTGATCAGGCTCTTTACTTCATGGCTGATAAATAATCCTGCCCAAAGTTTTGTCTTCATTATATATCTCCTCCAGTAAAAAAGTAAATAATAGCTACTTTCCTTTTATAAACATCAGAAAATTCCCCTTCTCCTGCGGAGTACACTCGCGTCCCATAGTCCACTTGCAGTTCCGGTTAAACCACTTCTCGATAAATTTGGCATCGGTAAGTCGCTTTGAATTGACTGAAGGTGCCATCGGTTCGATCGTTTTTCCAGTGTTGACCTGTTTACCGTTGATTCGCAGATCACTCTGGTGGCATGTGGCACAACTCCGTGCCCCCTGTACCGGATCTTTGAAAGGCTTATTCCACATCTCCTCTCCTGCTTTTGCATTGAAATTCCCTGCGCCGAGCCTATTATACTTTGCCAAGAGACCCTCGACTGCCGCTGCATGAACGAGGGTAGCTAAAAGCAAAACCAGTATGGCAGCGGCCGCTATTTTACTCGTCTTCATTAATTAATCCTCCTTTATAACCTGTAAACATTGCCTTGACTAGATTTTCTCTATGCACGATACTTGACAGGACTACACCCATTACATGGATGATGACCAGGGTTAATGTAAATATTGAAAAAAACTCATGCACCTCTTCTAATGCCTCTGCCCAGTGACCTTCAAGACCGGACATCGCTCCGGCAAGCGGACCCGCATATTCCTTAGCCCCGTATAATGCCAGACCTGATACAGAAGTCAGCAGGAGACCAATGAGCAGGGCTATGATCATTGACCCGCCGGCAGGGCCGTGACCTATGTATCGTTTCGCCCTGAAAGTGACCAAATCTTTCAGATAATTCAGAACGACACGCGGCCGGTAAACAAAGTCAGAAAATCTTGCATGTTCAGATCCTATAAGTCCCCAGAATATCCGCAGTAACACGAGAACCAGCACCGTATATCCTGCCACTATGTGGATGCTAAGAGGATCATCCTCAACAATGTAAGCGATGATGAAAGAGGACACCAGAGTCCAGTGAAAAATCC
This portion of the Nitrospirota bacterium genome encodes:
- a CDS encoding response regulator transcription factor, translated to MRVLLVEDDTALSEKLKSDLVRAGFAIDVVENGVDAEFMGDEVPYDAVVLDLGLPGRPGLEVLRNWRSKGNKVPVIILTGRDAWFEKVEGFKAGTDDYLAKPFHVDELIARINSLIRRVNAQAGGVLKAGGLSLDEDKQCVTTSDGRTLDLTGIEFRLLRYLLLHPDLVLSKTRLTEHVYDFDSDKDSNVIEVYINRLRQKLGKEWIETRRGQGYVFRILK
- a CDS encoding PepSY domain-containing protein codes for the protein MKITILVLILAVSAEGTCFSGDDHERARRLKESGDILPLEEIIKKSGSEHPGRILEVELEEKENRLIYELEILDKKGVVWKLYFDARTGELLKRKEDK
- a CDS encoding GHKL domain-containing protein, with amino-acid sequence MRSLQTRLSTGLIISLLILFSLQWILVSKAIRYLTEDYVASRLQHDTESLLSALIINGDNVKPTIDIGRLDSIYERPFSGHYYQIKVGLHVLRSRSLWDQELSVSSVQAGETLRSHSSGPGGQPLLLLTNGYRKENQPVIIALAEDLSSIESDIRRFQTGYGVVSIAILIIMILIQRLIVGAGLAPLERVRRDITSLEKGEITRLREDVPREMRPLIIEINRLLEIMGQRLQRSRNALGNLAHALKTPLTLLMQLSNRNDMKRCEEVRQQLVEQTGKLSGLMERELKRARLAGTPGPGQQVVLKEEINYILDALKKIYKYKALEFECIIPAQGVISGDREDMLELMGNLLDNACKWARSKVSLRVQCDKGVLIEIEDDGPGCPSEEMERLSNRGVRLDENAAGHGLGLSIVKDIIDQYSGEISFGRSEGLGGFRVFVKLPEGVMFST
- a CDS encoding DUF1924 domain-containing protein encodes the protein MKTSKIAAAAILVLLLATLVHAAAVEGLLAKYNRLGAGNFNAKAGEEMWNKPFKDPVQGARSCATCHQSDLRINGKQVNTGKTIEPMAPSVNSKRLTDAKFIEKWFNRNCKWTMGRECTPQEKGNFLMFIKGK
- a CDS encoding ABC transporter ATP-binding protein, giving the protein MKDKPIVQVQNLKKRFDGFTAVDDISFNLYPGEIVGLLGPNGAGKTTTIQMLLGTLTPSSGTVKIFDLDIESDREKILSQINFFSAYTSMPLSLTLWENLRVFAMLYGIRDYKEKIADVMHLFDITHLKNRLADTLSSGQLTRLSLAKAFLNDPAILFLDEPTISLDPDIADKTRTILKKERDTRKLTILYTSHNMKEMEELCDRIIFLHKGRVIAEGAPVEILKSFNKDHLEALFLEIARRGD
- a CDS encoding ABC transporter permease gives rise to the protein MRLHRINAIVLRHLYLHKRSVARLMETFYWPVVDLLVWGFITVYLQQYKDGLPGFVTFFIGALILWDMLFRSQQGISLSFLEEMWSRNLMNLFVTPLRPAEFIAATMVISIFKLISASFVTITLAYLIYDFNIFLIGMSLIPFIICLAVMGWAIGILTSSVILRYGQKAEILAWGLAFLFQPISAVFYPVEVLPDFIQKIAKFVPASHIFEGMRAVIADGHFPLENLIWAASLDIIYFITSIAIFYYMFKIVKVKGLLLRIGE
- a CDS encoding cytochrome b/b6 domain-containing protein → MERAIDKVKVWDPFVRIFHWTLVSSFIIAYIVEDDPLSIHIVAGYTVLVLVLLRIFWGLIGSEHARFSDFVYRPRVVLNYLKDLVTFRAKRYIGHGPAGGSMIIALLIGLLLTSVSGLALYGAKEYAGPLAGAMSGLEGHWAEALEEVHEFFSIFTLTLVIIHVMGVVLSSIVHRENLVKAMFTGYKGGLINEDE